One Deinococcus planocerae genomic window carries:
- the ispH gene encoding 4-hydroxy-3-methylbut-2-enyl diphosphate reductase, which produces MVERIHLAKPRGFCAGVVMAIGAVEKAARTEDKPVTVYHSIVHNHTVVARLEQGHNVHFVESLDDISALPAGSETVVFSAHGISPAVRERARTLGLATIDATCPLVTKVHTEAKKYAREGYTILLIGDSARHQEVIGTRGEAPEHTIIVGVLGKKGEGLHDPYTVEIPDPERVVVLTQTTLSVDDTRRTVDILKARFPALVVPPSEDLCYATKNRQDAVKAIAPQVDAFLVLTSTHSSNGMRLLELARETCGRAERLETEADLAGVDLTGVKALGITSAASTPDDLVQNVVAHFRRLNPDLVVIEEGEWENIEFREPKKILPTQELPRTLR; this is translated from the coding sequence ATGGTTGAACGCATCCATCTCGCCAAGCCGCGCGGTTTTTGCGCCGGGGTGGTCATGGCGATTGGGGCGGTCGAGAAGGCCGCCCGGACGGAGGACAAACCCGTCACCGTCTACCACTCCATCGTCCACAACCACACGGTCGTCGCGCGGCTGGAGCAGGGGCACAACGTGCACTTCGTCGAGAGCCTGGACGACATCTCGGCGCTGCCCGCCGGGAGCGAGACGGTCGTCTTCAGCGCCCACGGCATCAGCCCGGCGGTGCGCGAGCGGGCGCGCACACTCGGCCTCGCCACCATCGACGCGACTTGCCCCCTCGTCACCAAGGTCCACACGGAGGCCAAGAAGTACGCCCGCGAGGGCTACACCATCCTCCTGATCGGCGACAGCGCCCGCCACCAGGAGGTCATCGGCACGCGCGGCGAGGCGCCCGAGCACACCATCATCGTCGGCGTCCTGGGCAAGAAGGGCGAGGGGCTGCACGACCCCTATACCGTCGAGATCCCTGATCCCGAGCGCGTGGTGGTTCTGACCCAGACCACCCTCAGCGTGGACGACACGCGGCGGACCGTGGACATCCTCAAGGCCCGTTTCCCGGCGTTGGTCGTGCCGCCCAGCGAGGACCTGTGTTACGCGACGAAGAACCGCCAGGACGCGGTGAAGGCCATCGCGCCGCAGGTGGACGCCTTCCTCGTGCTGACGAGCACGCACTCCAGCAACGGGATGCGGCTGCTGGAACTCGCCCGCGAGACCTGCGGACGGGCCGAGCGGCTGGAGACGGAGGCCGACCTCGCGGGGGTGGACCTGACGGGCGTGAAGGCCCTCGGCATCACGAGCGCGGCGAGCACCCCGGACGACCTCGTGCAGAACGTGGTCGCGCACTTCCGCCGCCTCAACCCGGACCTCGTGGTGATTGAGGAGGGCGAGTGGGAGAACATCGAGTTCCGCGAGCCGAAGAAGATTCTGCCGACGCAGGAGCTGCCGCGCACGTTGCGGTGA
- a CDS encoding DUF664 domain-containing protein: MTATHEDWQRACVIEPPPGYTPNIGVLVAMLHYARLTTLQAVTGLNVEELDAIPPGFSNSIGMLLAHIAAVDRMYQRLSFENRDLDEGEMVLYGGAISFGQEGERVQGFPLEHYLSELEAAREGTLAELARRDDAWLASRLGVPGFDYPNHHWAWFHVMEDEVSHRGQIRILRKALAGQAG; encoded by the coding sequence ATGACCGCCACCCATGAGGACTGGCAAAGAGCCTGCGTGATCGAGCCCCCGCCCGGCTACACCCCGAACATCGGCGTTCTCGTCGCCATGCTGCACTATGCCCGCCTCACCACCTTGCAAGCGGTGACGGGCCTGAACGTGGAGGAACTGGACGCCATCCCGCCGGGCTTTTCCAACTCCATCGGGATGCTGCTCGCCCACATCGCGGCGGTGGACCGAATGTACCAGCGGCTGAGCTTCGAGAACCGGGACCTCGACGAGGGGGAGATGGTCCTCTACGGCGGGGCAATCAGCTTCGGGCAGGAGGGCGAGCGGGTGCAGGGCTTCCCGCTGGAGCATTACCTGAGCGAGTTGGAGGCCGCCCGCGAGGGCACCCTCGCCGAACTCGCGCGCCGCGACGACGCTTGGCTGGCCTCGCGCCTCGGGGTGCCCGGCTTCGACTACCCCAACCACCACTGGGCCTGGTTTCACGTCATGGAGGACGAGGTGAGCCACCGGGGGCAGATTCGGATTCTGCGCAAAGCGCTGGCGGGGCAGGCAGGATAA